One window of Cystobacter fuscus DSM 2262 genomic DNA carries:
- a CDS encoding protoporphyrinogen/coproporphyrinogen oxidase gives MQPIVILGAGLAGLSAAHFLQHPWILVEKSERVGGLIKTEVLDGCLFDATGHWLHLRDPEIKQLVNTRWMPDQLVSIQRKAGIFSRGVFTRFPYQVNTHGLPPEVVAENLVGYVEAIYGEKGRELREREPRDFAEFILRYMGEGFARNFMFPYNKKLWTVDPSEMSAAWVGRFVPRPTLKEVVDGALGVGSDALGYNASFLYPREGGIESLARAMLAHLSGGEVRVGIEPTAIDWKARVVTLSDGRTLGYSRLISSISLPGLVRLLDKGGARVPEEVLAAAGRLRATTVTYVCVAARGKNRQPWHWIYLPEPEFHAYRIGSPSAVYAPLAPADTATFSVEYSHHGELSLERAEALAVEDLVRSRMVHSADELLFTRAREIPHAYVIYDEAYGPAKAEILRFLEHADILPAGRYGQWEYSSMEDAILAGRSCARRLNDRGSRVDGG, from the coding sequence ATGCAACCCATCGTCATCCTGGGCGCGGGCCTCGCGGGGCTCTCGGCCGCGCACTTCCTGCAACATCCCTGGATCCTCGTCGAGAAGTCCGAGCGTGTCGGTGGGCTCATCAAGACCGAGGTGCTCGATGGGTGTCTCTTCGATGCCACCGGTCACTGGCTGCACCTGAGGGATCCGGAGATCAAGCAACTGGTGAACACCCGCTGGATGCCGGATCAGCTCGTGTCCATCCAGCGCAAGGCGGGCATCTTCTCGCGCGGGGTGTTCACCCGCTTTCCCTACCAGGTGAACACCCACGGTCTGCCGCCCGAGGTGGTGGCGGAGAACCTCGTGGGTTACGTGGAGGCCATCTACGGGGAGAAGGGCCGGGAGCTGCGCGAGCGCGAGCCGCGCGACTTCGCCGAGTTCATCCTGCGCTACATGGGGGAGGGGTTCGCCCGGAACTTCATGTTCCCCTACAACAAGAAGCTGTGGACGGTGGACCCCTCGGAGATGTCCGCCGCCTGGGTGGGGCGCTTCGTTCCCCGGCCCACCCTCAAGGAAGTCGTGGACGGGGCGCTGGGCGTGGGCAGTGACGCGCTCGGCTACAACGCCTCCTTCCTCTACCCGCGCGAGGGCGGCATCGAGAGCCTCGCCCGCGCCATGCTCGCCCACCTGAGCGGTGGCGAGGTGCGCGTCGGCATCGAGCCCACCGCCATCGACTGGAAGGCCCGGGTCGTCACCCTGTCGGACGGGCGCACGCTCGGCTACTCGCGGCTCATCTCCTCCATCTCCCTGCCCGGGCTCGTGCGGCTGCTCGACAAGGGAGGGGCGCGCGTGCCCGAGGAGGTGCTGGCCGCCGCGGGGCGGCTGCGCGCCACCACGGTCACCTACGTGTGCGTGGCCGCTCGGGGGAAGAACCGCCAGCCCTGGCATTGGATCTACCTGCCCGAGCCCGAGTTCCACGCGTACCGCATCGGCTCGCCCTCGGCGGTGTACGCGCCCCTGGCCCCCGCGGACACCGCCACCTTCTCCGTGGAGTACAGCCACCACGGCGAGCTGTCCCTGGAGCGCGCCGAGGCGCTCGCGGTGGAGGATCTGGTGCGCTCGCGGATGGTGCACTCGGCGGACGAGCTGCTCTTCACCCGCGCCCGGGAAATCCCCCACGCCTACGTCATCTACGACGAGGCCTATGGGCCGGCCAAGGCGGAGATCCTCCGCTTCCTGGAGCATGCGGACATCCTCCCCGCCGGGCGCTACGGCCAGTGGGAGTACTCCTCCATGGAGGACGCCATCCTCGCGGGAAGGTCCTGCGCCCGACGGCTCAATGATCGAGGCTCAAGGGTTGACGGTGGTTGA
- a CDS encoding glycosyltransferase family 2 protein: MAPYLSIVIPVYNEASIVASAAAELMQGLDARGWDYEIIFAENGSRDATPRILQDMCEENPRLRWFHSERPNYGVALKAGIQQARGTYVFCDEIDLCDLSFYDAALPLLEKGGVDMVVGSKAAKGASDERPLVRRLATRVHNGLLRVVLDFQGTDTHGLKAFRREALLPVVAQCVVDMDVFASEFVIRAWRQGLRVVEIPIKLHEKRQPSIHLFKRVPNVLKNVGKLVYVIRIRGT, translated from the coding sequence ATGGCCCCGTACCTCTCCATCGTCATCCCCGTCTACAACGAGGCATCCATCGTCGCCTCCGCCGCGGCGGAGCTCATGCAGGGTCTGGATGCGCGCGGTTGGGACTACGAAATCATCTTCGCGGAGAATGGCTCGCGCGATGCCACGCCGCGCATCCTCCAGGACATGTGCGAGGAGAACCCGCGGCTGCGCTGGTTCCACTCGGAGCGGCCCAACTATGGCGTGGCGCTCAAGGCGGGCATCCAGCAGGCGCGCGGCACCTACGTCTTCTGCGACGAGATCGACCTGTGCGACCTGAGCTTCTATGACGCCGCCCTGCCCCTGCTGGAGAAGGGGGGCGTGGACATGGTGGTGGGCTCCAAGGCCGCCAAGGGCGCGAGCGATGAGCGGCCCCTGGTGCGCCGGCTCGCCACGCGGGTGCACAACGGACTGTTGCGCGTGGTGCTCGACTTCCAGGGCACGGACACCCATGGCCTGAAGGCCTTCCGGCGCGAGGCGCTCCTGCCCGTGGTGGCGCAGTGCGTGGTGGACATGGACGTGTTCGCCAGCGAGTTCGTCATCCGCGCCTGGCGACAGGGGCTGCGCGTGGTGGAGATCCCCATCAAACTGCACGAGAAGCGCCAGCCCTCCATCCACCTCTTCAAGCGCGTGCCCAACGTGCTCAAGAACGTGGGCAAGCTCGTCTACGTCATCCGCATCCGCGGCACCTGA
- a CDS encoding polysaccharide deacetylase family protein — protein sequence MAPRLASISVDLDSLPHYCRIHGLPESLLDARARRLVYTTAVPRLLELLAQVGVPGTLFAIGEDVAGDALAAGVLREARAAGMEVASHSYSHDYALTRRSPDAIREDLRRADEVLEAVTGVRPEGFRAPGYTLNAALYAAMVERGYRYGSSAFPATPYYAAKAAVMGALAVLRRPSRAVLDSPRVLLAPRTPYWPDPARPYTRGAGAVLELPMTVVPGVRLPFIGTFVTTLPLLAVEAAWRACHEDVFFNLELHAVDVLDADDGIPPELVRQQPDLRVPASRKLERLRTIFQWLRADRDVVTLRDAAIQLAPTV from the coding sequence ATGGCGCCGCGGCTCGCATCCATCTCCGTCGATCTGGACTCCCTGCCGCACTACTGCCGCATCCACGGACTGCCCGAGTCGCTGCTGGACGCGCGCGCCCGGAGGCTCGTCTACACCACGGCGGTGCCCCGGTTGCTCGAGCTGCTCGCCCAGGTGGGTGTGCCCGGAACGCTCTTCGCCATTGGCGAGGACGTGGCGGGGGACGCGCTGGCCGCCGGGGTGTTGCGCGAGGCGCGCGCGGCGGGCATGGAGGTGGCCAGTCACAGCTACTCGCATGACTACGCGCTCACGCGCCGCTCGCCCGACGCCATCCGCGAGGACCTGCGGCGCGCGGACGAGGTGCTCGAGGCGGTCACGGGTGTGCGGCCGGAGGGCTTTCGTGCCCCGGGCTACACGCTCAACGCGGCCCTGTACGCGGCGATGGTGGAGCGGGGCTACCGCTATGGCTCCTCGGCGTTTCCCGCCACCCCGTACTACGCGGCGAAGGCGGCGGTGATGGGGGCGCTGGCGGTGCTGCGGCGCCCCTCCCGCGCCGTGCTGGACTCGCCCCGGGTGTTGCTCGCTCCGCGCACGCCCTACTGGCCGGATCCGGCGCGGCCCTACACGCGAGGCGCGGGCGCGGTGCTGGAGTTGCCGATGACGGTGGTGCCCGGCGTGCGCCTTCCCTTCATCGGCACCTTCGTCACCACGCTGCCCCTGCTGGCCGTCGAGGCCGCCTGGCGGGCCTGTCACGAGGACGTCTTCTTCAACCTGGAGCTGCACGCGGTGGACGTGCTGGACGCGGACGATGGCATTCCGCCCGAGCTCGTGCGCCAGCAGCCGGATCTGCGCGTGCCCGCCTCGCGCAAGCTGGAGCGGCTGCGCACGATCTTCCAGTGGCTCCGGGCCGACCGCGATGTGGTGACGCTGCGCGACGCGGCCATCCAGCTCGCTCCCACCGTGTAG
- a CDS encoding serine/threonine-protein kinase — protein MRDEAPPRGGGDSGTGACEEDATLVRTVIRDVIDLNPRTAPPPASPPMEPLPMVAGQILANRYTVLQVLGRGSMGVVVSAYDARLDRCVALKLLRRGTDAIHPQEDLEARMVREAQAMARLSHPNVVAVYDVGTIEDGAIFIAMERVEGQTLRHWCEQAPRSWRDILTVYLGAGHGLAAAHEAGLVHRDFKPENVLVGRDERARVTDFGLARAETTSSSAETIRDLSLPPGALDSPLTMQGTLLGTPRYMAPELLRGEAADARSDVFAFCVALYEALHGQHPFAGATQAESIQNQREGRARPPPMNSPVPAWVERPLMQGLRADPAQRPESMRALVTALEDDPEVRRRLRRRVLAVAALMSTLSALIVGGVVMNSERRPRCARMERQLNGVWDSSVRKQVRRAFLNTRLSYAEENFTRVAELLDGYTARWVKQRGEVCMATLATEQPPPVWVARGAECLERRLGQLRVLTTEVLAHDLNAEQLAQATTAAQSLSPLEPCADIKALSATVPPPEDPALRARVEALQTQMERLETLRLAGLYAKAMESGAEWLREVEQVDYPHLQAQAYHQVARLKETVGKYADAEALARQAIPLAAKSKDLKLVAQAWTMLVKQVGWRQGRYPEAMGLMLALESAVECADDDETRADALNTQAVTYQRMGRYEEARQKHERALALRQKALGPEHPLVAASYNNLGIVLTELGQLEEARDSYDRALQLRRKTQGKDHPLVAQSYNNLGTVLAELGRHEEARDMYEHALAIRKKSLGLEHPDVASSLTNLGVALTELGRYSEALAIQESALALRRKLLGPQHPDLATPLTNLGGVLRKLQRYPEASTHLEHAIALREKTLGADHPDVAQALDELGQVLADMGRHAQARAHYERALAIRQKALRPGHPAIAASLTHLGELLVRMKRGTEALPLLERALTLSPEPRRAELRALLERAREGAPGNKAPGNPVARPVP, from the coding sequence ATGAGGGACGAGGCTCCACCGCGGGGGGGCGGTGATTCGGGCACGGGCGCGTGCGAAGAAGACGCCACCCTCGTGCGGACCGTCATCCGGGACGTCATCGACCTGAATCCCCGGACGGCCCCGCCTCCCGCCTCGCCCCCCATGGAGCCCCTGCCCATGGTGGCCGGACAGATTCTCGCCAACCGCTACACCGTGCTCCAGGTGCTCGGCCGCGGGAGCATGGGCGTGGTGGTGTCCGCGTACGACGCGCGGTTGGACCGGTGCGTGGCCCTCAAGCTGCTGCGCCGCGGGACGGACGCCATCCACCCCCAGGAGGACCTCGAGGCCCGCATGGTGCGCGAGGCCCAGGCCATGGCCCGCCTCTCCCACCCCAACGTGGTGGCCGTCTACGACGTCGGAACCATCGAGGATGGCGCCATCTTCATCGCCATGGAGCGCGTGGAGGGGCAGACGCTGCGGCACTGGTGCGAGCAGGCCCCGCGCTCCTGGCGCGACATCCTCACGGTGTACCTGGGCGCTGGACACGGACTGGCGGCCGCGCACGAGGCGGGGCTCGTCCACCGCGACTTCAAACCCGAGAACGTCCTGGTGGGCCGGGACGAGCGGGCCCGGGTGACGGACTTCGGCCTGGCGCGCGCCGAGACCACCTCCTCCTCGGCCGAGACGATCCGGGATCTCTCGCTGCCTCCGGGCGCCCTGGACAGCCCCCTCACGATGCAGGGCACGCTGCTGGGCACGCCCCGCTACATGGCGCCCGAGTTGCTTCGCGGCGAGGCGGCCGATGCCCGGAGTGACGTGTTCGCCTTCTGCGTGGCCCTCTACGAGGCGCTCCACGGACAGCACCCCTTCGCGGGCGCCACCCAGGCCGAGTCCATCCAGAACCAGCGCGAGGGCCGCGCACGGCCACCGCCCATGAACTCGCCGGTGCCGGCGTGGGTGGAGCGCCCCTTGATGCAGGGCCTGCGGGCCGACCCCGCGCAGCGCCCCGAGTCCATGCGGGCCCTCGTCACGGCCCTGGAGGATGACCCCGAGGTGCGGCGCCGGCTGCGCAGGCGCGTGTTGGCCGTGGCCGCCCTGATGTCGACCCTGTCGGCGCTGATCGTCGGCGGCGTGGTCATGAACTCGGAGCGGCGGCCCCGGTGCGCCCGCATGGAGCGTCAGCTCAACGGCGTCTGGGACAGCAGCGTGCGCAAGCAGGTGCGGCGCGCCTTCCTGAACACCCGGCTGTCCTATGCCGAGGAGAACTTCACGCGGGTGGCGGAGCTGCTCGATGGCTACACGGCCCGGTGGGTGAAGCAGCGCGGCGAGGTGTGCATGGCCACACTGGCAACCGAGCAGCCCCCGCCCGTCTGGGTGGCACGCGGGGCGGAGTGTCTGGAGCGCAGGCTCGGACAGTTGCGCGTCCTGACGACGGAGGTGCTGGCGCACGACCTGAACGCGGAGCAACTGGCCCAGGCCACGACCGCGGCGCAGTCGCTGTCTCCCCTGGAGCCCTGCGCGGACATCAAGGCGCTGTCGGCGACGGTGCCTCCTCCCGAGGATCCCGCGCTGCGCGCCCGGGTGGAGGCGTTGCAGACACAGATGGAGCGGCTGGAGACGCTGCGGCTGGCGGGTCTGTATGCCAAGGCGATGGAATCCGGAGCCGAGTGGCTGCGGGAGGTGGAGCAGGTGGACTACCCGCACCTCCAGGCGCAGGCCTATCACCAGGTCGCCAGGCTGAAGGAGACCGTCGGCAAGTACGCGGACGCCGAGGCCCTGGCGCGCCAGGCCATTCCCCTCGCCGCGAAGAGCAAGGATCTCAAGCTGGTGGCCCAGGCGTGGACCATGCTCGTGAAGCAGGTGGGCTGGAGGCAGGGACGCTACCCGGAGGCGATGGGCCTGATGCTGGCGCTGGAGTCCGCCGTGGAGTGCGCGGATGACGACGAGACGCGCGCGGATGCGCTCAACACCCAGGCCGTCACGTACCAGCGCATGGGCCGCTACGAGGAAGCCCGGCAGAAGCACGAGCGCGCGCTCGCCCTGCGCCAGAAGGCGCTGGGCCCCGAGCACCCGCTGGTGGCCGCCTCGTACAACAACCTCGGCATCGTGCTCACGGAGCTCGGCCAGCTCGAGGAGGCGCGCGACTCGTACGACCGCGCATTGCAACTGCGCCGCAAGACCCAGGGCAAGGACCACCCGCTCGTCGCGCAGTCCTACAACAATCTCGGCACGGTGCTCGCGGAACTCGGCCGCCACGAGGAGGCCCGGGACATGTACGAGCACGCCCTGGCCATCCGCAAGAAGTCCCTGGGGCTCGAGCACCCCGACGTCGCCTCTTCCCTCACCAACCTCGGTGTGGCGCTCACCGAACTCGGGCGCTACTCCGAGGCGCTCGCGATACAGGAGAGCGCGCTCGCCCTCCGGCGCAAGCTGCTGGGCCCCCAGCATCCCGACCTGGCCACGCCCCTGACCAACCTGGGGGGGGTCCTCCGCAAACTCCAGCGCTACCCCGAGGCAAGCACCCACCTCGAGCACGCGATCGCCCTGCGCGAGAAGACCCTGGGCGCCGACCACCCGGACGTGGCCCAGGCCCTCGACGAGCTGGGCCAGGTGCTCGCGGACATGGGCCGCCATGCCCAGGCCCGGGCGCACTACGAGCGCGCGCTGGCCATCCGGCAGAAGGCGCTGCGGCCCGGACACCCCGCGATCGCGGCCTCGCTCACCCACCTGGGCGAGCTGCTGGTGCGCATGAAGCGCGGCACCGAGGCCCTCCCGTTGCTCGAACGCGCCCTGACGCTGTCCCCCGAGCCGCGCCGCGCCGAGCTGCGCGCGCTGCTGGAGCGGGCACGCGAGGGCGCCCCCGGGAACAAGGCCCCGGGGAACCCGGTGGCCAGGCCCGTGCCCTGA
- a CDS encoding DUF4142 domain-containing protein produces MRTSRMLCGVGLVVALGMGAGCAHDEAKYARTQGEKVGQAFAEKVRFADQLALLDQEQIALGRLAVERSSHPEVRRFAQLLIRDHENHLNDLRALAEGQAFSLALVDLNTQDTATGGAGWEGAEKGAHKGVKAYDKKVDKQVRAFVERRDELASRSGADFDQAFLEQVNEDQERGKELVAEGLDDYRGDTSLALLLGRTAPVLQSHQRQIDTLKGFIGD; encoded by the coding sequence ATGCGAACGAGTCGGATGCTGTGCGGCGTGGGTCTGGTGGTGGCGTTGGGAATGGGCGCGGGATGTGCCCACGACGAGGCGAAGTACGCCCGGACCCAAGGGGAGAAGGTGGGCCAGGCGTTCGCCGAGAAGGTCCGCTTCGCCGACCAGCTCGCCCTCCTGGACCAGGAGCAGATCGCCCTGGGCCGGCTGGCCGTGGAGCGCTCGTCCCATCCCGAGGTGCGGCGCTTCGCCCAGCTGCTCATCCGGGACCATGAGAACCACTTGAACGATCTGCGCGCGCTGGCCGAGGGCCAGGCCTTCTCGCTGGCCCTGGTGGATCTGAACACGCAGGACACGGCCACGGGCGGCGCCGGTTGGGAAGGCGCGGAGAAGGGCGCGCACAAGGGAGTGAAGGCCTACGACAAGAAGGTCGACAAGCAGGTGCGCGCGTTCGTCGAGCGGCGCGACGAACTGGCGAGCCGCAGCGGCGCCGACTTCGACCAGGCCTTCCTGGAGCAGGTGAACGAGGATCAGGAGCGCGGCAAGGAGCTCGTCGCGGAGGGCCTGGATGATTACCGCGGCGACACGTCCCTGGCGCTGCTGCTCGGCAGGACCGCGCCCGTGTTGCAGAGCCACCAGCGGCAGATCGACACCCTGAAGGGCTTCATCGGCGACTGA
- a CDS encoding lysophospholipid acyltransferase family protein, translating to MLEQLGDKVKQGLREWTERMVGPERKGRLKELARGDHEYGVDPFGFNLDYSLSALAPLVWLYRHYHRVEVSGIEKLPKGRVLLVSNHSGQLPMDGAMIGVSLMLEADPPRHVRSMVEKWVPTLPYVSTFMARVGQIVGTPENCRRLLESEEAILVFPEGTRGLGKLWPQRYQLQEFGLGFMRLALETNTPIVPVAVVGAEEQAPALMDLKPVARLLGFPSFPVTVTGLPLPLPTKYRIYFGEPLRFTGRADDEDSELDKKVRTVKTAIQTMLNQGLKERQGVFW from the coding sequence ATGCTCGAGCAGCTCGGCGACAAGGTGAAGCAGGGGCTCCGGGAGTGGACGGAGCGCATGGTGGGCCCGGAGCGCAAGGGGCGCTTGAAGGAACTGGCGCGCGGCGACCACGAGTACGGGGTGGATCCCTTCGGATTCAACCTCGACTACAGCCTGTCGGCGCTCGCGCCGCTCGTGTGGCTCTACCGCCACTACCACCGGGTGGAGGTGTCCGGCATCGAGAAGCTGCCCAAGGGTCGCGTGCTGCTCGTGTCCAACCACTCCGGCCAACTGCCCATGGATGGCGCCATGATTGGCGTGTCCCTGATGCTGGAGGCCGATCCCCCGCGCCACGTGCGCAGCATGGTGGAGAAGTGGGTGCCCACGCTGCCCTATGTCTCCACCTTCATGGCCCGGGTGGGGCAGATCGTCGGCACGCCCGAGAACTGCCGCCGCCTGCTGGAGTCCGAGGAGGCCATCCTCGTCTTCCCCGAGGGCACGCGCGGCCTGGGCAAGCTGTGGCCCCAGCGCTACCAGTTGCAGGAGTTCGGCCTGGGCTTCATGCGCCTGGCCCTGGAGACGAACACGCCCATCGTCCCCGTCGCCGTGGTGGGCGCCGAGGAGCAGGCCCCCGCCCTGATGGACTTGAAGCCCGTGGCCCGGCTGCTCGGCTTCCCCTCCTTCCCCGTCACCGTCACCGGCCTGCCCTTGCCGCTGCCCACCAAGTACCGCATCTACTTCGGTGAGCCCCTGCGCTTCACCGGCCGCGCGGACGACGAGGACAGCGAGCTGGACAAGAAGGTCCGCACCGTGAAGACCGCCATCCAGACCATGCTCAACCAGGGACTCAAGGAGCGCCAGGGCGTCTTCTGGTAG
- a CDS encoding SDR family oxidoreductase, which produces MNQDPSKRPAVVVTGISGNLGRTLAKLLHKHERIIGIDRRPFAGRPKDVEMHQLDLRKKKAEDVFRKNEIRAVIHMGIMHDPRMSEEEHHSFNVVGTTRLLEYCAKYGVPKVVVLSSANVYGPSPDNSNFLTEDAPLMAASRFSGVRDLIEVDMLAHSFFWKHPHIQTVILRPVHIVGPTIKNAPSNYLRLRHPWVMAGFDPMLQLIHVEDVARAMVEAALRPEPKGVYNVVGPGEVPLSSIHRELQREPIPVPHLVARPLLGVLFKYRLANFPPPELDHIQFLCNVDGARWRQDVSWQPQHSMRETIRSVLGE; this is translated from the coding sequence ATGAATCAGGATCCTTCCAAGAGACCGGCCGTCGTCGTCACCGGCATCAGCGGCAACCTGGGCCGGACGCTCGCCAAGTTGCTGCACAAGCACGAGCGCATCATCGGCATCGATCGGCGCCCCTTCGCGGGCCGGCCGAAGGACGTCGAGATGCACCAGCTGGACCTGCGCAAGAAGAAGGCGGAGGACGTCTTCCGCAAGAACGAGATCCGCGCGGTCATCCACATGGGCATCATGCATGACCCGCGCATGAGCGAGGAGGAACACCACTCCTTCAACGTGGTGGGCACCACGCGGCTGCTCGAGTACTGCGCCAAGTACGGCGTGCCCAAGGTGGTGGTGCTCTCCTCGGCCAACGTCTACGGCCCGAGCCCGGACAACTCCAACTTCCTCACCGAGGACGCGCCGCTCATGGCGGCCAGCCGCTTCTCGGGGGTGCGCGACCTCATCGAGGTGGACATGCTCGCGCACAGCTTCTTCTGGAAGCACCCCCACATCCAGACCGTCATCCTGCGGCCCGTGCACATCGTCGGCCCCACCATCAAGAACGCGCCGAGCAACTACCTGCGGCTGCGCCACCCCTGGGTGATGGCGGGGTTCGATCCGATGTTGCAGCTCATCCACGTGGAGGACGTGGCGCGCGCCATGGTGGAGGCCGCCCTGCGCCCCGAGCCCAAGGGCGTCTACAACGTGGTGGGCCCGGGCGAGGTGCCCCTGTCCTCCATCCACCGCGAGCTCCAGCGCGAGCCCATCCCCGTGCCGCACCTGGTGGCCCGTCCCCTGCTCGGGGTGCTCTTCAAGTACCGGCTGGCCAACTTCCCCCCGCCCGAGCTGGATCACATCCAGTTCCTGTGCAACGTGGACGGCGCCCGCTGGCGCCAGGACGTGAGCTGGCAGCCCCAGCACTCCATGCGCGAGACCATCCGCTCCGTCCTCGGGGAGTAG